The genomic region tggagtctatcccagtggACGGGTTTACCCCggacaggccgccagtccatcacagtgtttaaaaaaaacagctcaGATACAGTTCTGTTGATTTTAATGATTTTATCTCAGATCTCACAAGTTTACTGTAGATTGTTTCTGAGCTGTTTAGAATTGGTACTGTTTGTTTATCTCTTCATATTGAACCATTTAAAATGTTTTGAATAGATTAATGACAGTGATTTAAAGTCCTTTTACAAAGACAACTTAAAACAAGTTTTAACTAGACAATAGCTTAAACCATTTTAAAATCTGGTTTAACTTTTAAATCTTCATGACTAAAACAAGATAAAAGCCATTAAAAGTCCTTATTTGAATTCTAACAGTTTAAAGTATCTTATAGAACAACTTAAATTTAACCAAACTTAAAACTCTATGAAGACACTGATGCAGGCTTTGAAGCAGTTTAAACCAGATTTTAATGTCTTAAGTTATCTGATGGCCATTCTTTGAAACAGCTTAGGTTGGTCCATGCTTAATATAGAATGATTTTAAATGGTTTAACTCAGATAATGTTTTAAAATCTGGTTTAAACTGTTTTTAAAATCTCTTCACAAGTTTACACTGAATTAAAAGCACTTTAAGTCCTTTGGACTAGAACAGTTTAATACAAGGACACCTTAACGTTTAATGTTTGAAGTTAGCTGATTTAAAGTTGTTAAAAACTATTCTTTCAAGCAGTTTAAAATCTCTTCATCTTTAATGTAAGGTGATTGATAtttttaactagataacgatgcCTTTAAGTGTTTTAAAATCTGGTTTAAACCATTGCAAAATTTCTTCACATTTACACAGTTAAAAGCAGTATAAAATAGTCCTTTTAACAACAGTTTAAATCAACTTTTCAGTAGAATACCTTAAATTTAGATTTAAAACATCCTAACGTTCGTCTCTATGACTTTAAAATAGTTTAAAACCACAACATAAAATAAGAATAATGAATTTGAAAACCTTTGAAAGCAGCAGCTGAACTAAATAGTCACATTTGGTATTTTTCCAGCTGACTGAATCGATTCGTGAACAATTTGATTATTTTTCTTTCAGTTCTTAAAGAGGCCGGCGGTCCACTCACCTACCTGCTGTCGGGTTTGAGTTCCTGGTTTTGTCAGTCGGTAAATAAAAGATTAAAGATCACATAGTAACACACAGATCTTTGTGTCATCATATCGTCACTCTGactgccaaagtcttgacatgctCAGGGTCACGCCCGGGGTCACGCCCCTCCCTTCAGTCAGCCACCCTGAATGGGACAAAACAGCATTCCGGAACAAAGAGAACTTTTCCTTTGAATCCCGTCTGGTCCAGATTCATCCGACCGTCTGACAGATGCTTTAAATTCAGCTGCCGTTGCGCTGACGCAAACATGCAAAATTACTTCAAACTATTCAAATTTTAGAGGCTCCAGCTGCAAAATTTGCTTATGGTCAGAAAGGTGACAGGGTTTCCATCACGCAGGAGAACACAGTCCAGAAAACTTGATGAACCAGTTCTTTCCCACAGCAGCTCGCTCTTCTTTGAACACCTTTTAAATTCTTTGTCTCGAGCGCTTCAGGACGTGCAGTTAACCGCGCAGGAAGTTGTCACAGCTGATGGTTTGTGCAGGAAATAACTAAAGATGAACTGCATCATCTGAAAGAGGAAGAGCTCAAGTCTGTGCACGGTTTGTCTCTTTATCTTCTTGTTACATTTCATTACTTTTAAAATTGCTGCTCAACACTTTAATGTTGTCCAATTAGTGATTTTGTATTTAAAATCTCACAATGGATTAAAAAACCACCCCTTTCAGGCCATTAAGGAAGCAGCTTCTCTCACTTTGCACAGTTAAAgtgaaatatgaaagaaaaaatattttacaaaaaaaaaaaaatttttttgcacCTCTGATGGttttttctttaaacaaaattgatATTTTGCAGGAAGCATCAACAATGCAGGATATGGTCGTGCGGGTCCTTGTGGTGGCTCTGGGCCTCCTGGCGCATCTGAAGGATGACCCCACTGTGGAACATCTGGATGATGAAATCCTGAAAGTGCACGAAAGGAAGCTGCTGACTGAAGCAGGcaaactcaaacaggaagtgccacctACCGTTACGGAAACGACAGAGCTGAAGACCGTGGGGCAGCAGCATGATGTCCACAAGGATTCCAATTTAAGAGGTGCCAAGAAAGAGAACGTGCCACTCATAGAAAACCACAAAGTCCAGAGCTCCAGAGGAAAGAGCCAAACTGCTGATTTTAGGGATAAACGTGGCTCACAAGGTCAGAGTGCATCAGAGGCTGAAGAATCTCCTAAACATAACCAAATGTGGTGTTCAGCCTTCACCGAGCTGGattatctctggtacatttgGAACTTGTCTATCATTTCGGTGATCTATTTCTTCAGGAAGTTCTCCCACAGCAACAATCCCTCTGGAGCCACTGAGGTTCCTCTGCCCAACAGCACCACTCTGGAGCAGTTCCACACCCACTTTATTCAAGTCCAGAAGTGGAGGAAGGAGGAGTTTCTGGAGGGAATAGTTAGTGATCTGTTGGAGTCCATGAGGACCATCTGTGATGGAGGTCTGGAGATCAGAGACTTTCATATGGTGGAGGGTTGGAATGTCTTTGTCCCTTTTACTCCAGTGGAGCCGTTCAGGTTTGATTGTCTGCTCCAGAACCAGACAGATGACCTGCAGACAGCTTGTCAAATCAAACTGGTTCAGAAtgagagacgccaaaatggctgccccTGTCAGAGGTTGGGCGCCGCAGAGGACACGGTCTGCCTGCTGCGCCATGAGAACAAAGACGCACCGGCACACGTGGCCGATGCATGTAATGGACTTTGTGTGAAGAACACGGCTTTCCTGTCCAGACTGCAGGTCACCAGATGGTTTCAGAACATCCTGAGACAAGCATGGATGCAGATTTCCCACAAGTACCAGTTTGACATCATCATTGCCCCAAACGCCAACATGCCGAGCAAACTTGTGGTCAGATTTACATCTAGCAGAAAAATCAGCTTCAGCCTTAGTCCTGTGGTCCGGTTTGACACAGAAGGCCATTTGTTTGCCACGCCTTCCTCTGAAACCAGCTCAGATATGATCTGGACTCTTTCTGCCGCCATCTACGAGGATTGTTTCTTCGACCTCGTCTCACAAGGGTTACCTGCAGACTCGTGCCACCTGCAGACTCTGGAAGTGGCACAGTACCTCCACCAGAGGCAGACGGTGCTCTCAGGCTGGAGTCCCATGCGGAGTTCGCATTTTAAAGCTGcgctcatgcacctgctgttgacCACAGCGCCGCCCCAGTGGAGGCAGGACAAGATGGCTGACAGGTTAAGGGACTTGCTGGCCTTCATGGAGAGAAGCCTCAGGAAGAAGCTGCTGTGGAATGTTCTCATTGGAGACCCAATGAGCCAAAAGGTCATTGAACTTCCTGCTGCAGTCACTCAAGCTAAGCCAGTGAATATCTTCCACCCCCTAGTGGTGGATGACTGCATCCACACAATTGCAGAAAGACATTTCCGTGAGATCTTAAGAAATGCCAACATGCTGATCAATGATTACATCTGCCATTATAACGCAACCCTGTTGGAATAAGCAGCATGAGGGTGATTTCTGTCCCAGCAATAAAGATTTTCAGGACAGACAATAGAAAGAATAACTTTAAttaaaattacagtcaatccacatctTTAATATAAACTTCATGCTTTGTTGGTCTAACTGCGCAAGACTTTGGCGACGTCAGGATCCTTTGAGCCGAGAGCAGGTTTCAGAGGGTCCGACGTCACACGTTTGTCCTTGAAGGCAACTTTCCAAGAAGGACTGGAGACAGTTTCCCTGGAAGCTGTTGAAGAGAGAAAGTTCAGATCAAGTTGTCCAGTGTTGACACATTGGTCAAATATTTAGAGCCATCATTAGGTCTGATACACCCTTGAATTAAAGGTCCAAGCCAAACCATGAGTTGGCCAAGTGTCCTGTAATGACAAGTCGTTGCTTGTGTACTCAGGCAGACAGAAGACGTACCTCTCTGCTGTGCTGAGGGACATGACGAGTCACAGCAGGTGCACACCGAGTCATCACCGTGCACTTCCTGCCACCTAATCCACAAAATTCCAATCATCAGATTAAGTCCATGAACTGAGAGCCAGTTGACTATCACTTtgttccagcctcagtgtaccgtgGCCTACGCCAACATTTGggcctcctgttaattctagactagaatttaaaattcttcttcttacttataaggttttgaataatcaggtcccatcttatcttagggacctcgtagtaccatatcaccccaatagagcgcttcgctctcagactgcaggcttacttgtagttcctagggtttgtaagagtagaatgggaggcagagccttcagctttcaggctcctctcctgtggaaccagctcccaattcagatcagggagacagacaccctctct from Thalassophryne amazonica chromosome 15, fThaAma1.1, whole genome shotgun sequence harbors:
- the LOC117527029 gene encoding inositol 1,4,5-trisphosphate receptor-interacting protein, producing the protein MQDMVVRVLVVALGLLAHLKDDPTVEHLDDEILKVHERKLLTEAGKLKQEVPPTVTETTELKTVGQQHDVHKDSNLRGAKKENVPLIENHKVQSSRGKSQTADFRDKRGSQGQSASEAEESPKHNQMWCSAFTELDYLWYIWNLSIISVIYFFRKFSHSNNPSGATEVPLPNSTTLEQFHTHFIQVQKWRKEEFLEGIVSDLLESMRTICDGGLEIRDFHMVEGWNVFVPFTPVEPFRFDCLLQNQTDDLQTACQIKLVQNERRQNGCPCQRLGAAEDTVCLLRHENKDAPAHVADACNGLCVKNTAFLSRLQVTRWFQNILRQAWMQISHKYQFDIIIAPNANMPSKLVVRFTSSRKISFSLSPVVRFDTEGHLFATPSSETSSDMIWTLSAAIYEDCFFDLVSQGLPADSCHLQTLEVAQYLHQRQTVLSGWSPMRSSHFKAALMHLLLTTAPPQWRQDKMADRLRDLLAFMERSLRKKLLWNVLIGDPMSQKVIELPAAVTQAKPVNIFHPLVVDDCIHTIAERHFREILRNANMLINDYICHYNATLLE